Proteins encoded within one genomic window of Deinococcus metallilatus:
- a CDS encoding FTR1 family iron permease: MRRFLILLLALLGVAFAAPGQVDVTAELRTAHDLVARSLREYAAGQREDAFRTARAAYLDHFEYAEPPLRVLNPDLILEMEYRFADLRNGMKSGASLSELRAVAGDIDDSLRKAESIVNGTGVLAPTLAATGGFTILFREGLEAALLMAAILAYLASTRHDRLRGGVWWGAGAALVATAVTWFAATYLLSIAPISRELISAITSVIAVVILFYLSFWMLQQGDRKRSAEFMRARVSQAVQSGSLGAVALVTFTTIYREGFETVLFYQALAVASGPVLGYMYLGIALAALALVAVFAVIFRLGRRVPTQRLFPALVTVTALFAVAFVGNGVRAFQEAGWLPVTNLYGRVPTLDPNVAALTGLHPTVETLAAQGLMVLVYVVGFVLFRARGQRHSRRGASV, encoded by the coding sequence ATGAGACGGTTCCTGATCCTGCTGCTGGCCCTGCTGGGCGTCGCGTTCGCCGCGCCGGGCCAGGTGGACGTGACCGCGGAACTCCGCACCGCGCACGACCTCGTGGCGCGGAGCCTGCGCGAGTATGCGGCGGGCCAGCGCGAGGACGCCTTCCGGACGGCCCGCGCGGCGTACCTCGACCACTTCGAGTACGCCGAGCCGCCGCTGCGTGTCCTGAACCCCGACCTCATCCTGGAGATGGAGTACCGCTTCGCGGATCTGCGCAACGGCATGAAGAGCGGCGCGAGCCTGAGCGAGCTGCGCGCCGTCGCGGGGGATATCGACGACAGCCTGCGGAAGGCCGAGAGCATCGTGAACGGCACGGGCGTCCTGGCGCCCACGCTCGCCGCGACCGGGGGCTTCACCATCCTCTTCCGCGAGGGGCTGGAGGCCGCGCTGCTGATGGCGGCGATCCTCGCGTACCTCGCCAGCACCCGCCACGACCGCCTGCGCGGCGGCGTGTGGTGGGGGGCGGGGGCGGCCCTCGTCGCCACCGCCGTCACGTGGTTTGCCGCCACCTACCTGCTCTCCATCGCGCCCATCTCGCGCGAGCTGATCAGCGCGATCACCAGCGTCATCGCCGTCGTCATCCTCTTCTATCTGTCGTTCTGGATGCTCCAGCAGGGCGACCGCAAGCGTAGCGCCGAGTTCATGCGGGCCCGGGTTTCCCAGGCCGTGCAGAGCGGCAGCCTGGGGGCCGTCGCGCTCGTGACCTTCACGACCATCTACCGTGAGGGGTTCGAGACGGTGTTGTTCTACCAGGCGCTCGCGGTCGCCAGCGGGCCGGTCCTGGGGTACATGTACCTGGGGATCGCGCTCGCGGCGCTGGCGCTGGTGGCCGTGTTCGCCGTCATCTTCCGCCTGGGGCGCCGGGTGCCCACGCAGCGCCTCTTCCCGGCCCTGGTCACCGTCACCGCCCTCTTCGCGGTCGCGTTCGTGGGCAACGGCGTGCGCGCCTTCCAGGAGGCGGGCTGGCTGCCCGTCACCAACCTGTACGGGCGGGTGCCGACGCTCGACCCCAACGTCGCGGCCCTCACCGGCCTGCACCCCACCGTCGAGACGCTCGCGGCGCAGGGGCTGATGGTCCTGGTGTACGTGGTGGGCTTCGTCCTGTTCCGCGCGCGTGGGCAGCGCCACTCCCGGCGCGGGGCATCGGTGTGA